The genomic region CTGCGGCGCCATGCGGCCGAGGAACACAGCGCGGATGTCGTCATCCAGATGTTGCAGGATGTCGCCTTCGCGACTGGAATCGATCAGCTTCCAGACCAGTTCACGGGTGCGCGGTGGCACCGAGGACATCAGGTGGGCCACATCAGCTGCCGGTAATTCGGTCAACAAGCGGCGCGCATGGACAAACATTCCGCGCGCCAACGCCGATTGTAATCGGGTCAGTGGGCTCGGAACGATGTCAGGGGCGGCGGCTTCGACCATGAAAACTCCAGAAGGGAAACGGCGGCTGCGGGATTACGCCTGGCGGCGCACACAAAGCGTGCATAGGGTACCGTAGTTAAACGGCAAAAAACACTTTGCCCTTTATCCCTGCGCAACGTTTGTTGATCAGTCTGGCATCGGCATCGAATATTCGCGAATAGCGTTCTTGCCGGCATGCAATACCCGCTGACTCTGTGCCGCCAGATCGTGATTCGGTTCTGCCAGCACGGCGTTGAACATTGCATGATTGAGTCCGGCAACAACCATGATCAAGGTTTCGCGTGCGGCCTCTGACAGCGCGACTGCCAAGGCTTCGCCAACGGTATCGCAGAGCACCAGTACGCCGGCGCCTTGATCAAGTTCGCGAATTTTCAGACTTAAGTGATGGCTCAGTACCGAGGCGCCCATTTCCTGATGAATGGCCATGGCCCGTAATGGCAACACGCTATCGACGTCCGGCGATTGCTGGGCATCAACCAGTTGATGGGCGAAATCATCATGGGTCAGCAGTAAGACACCGATATGCATGGCTTAACCTCGAAGACAAAGCAACGCTGGGGCGAGGCGTTGGTGTTCAACTGCGCAGATCACGATGGCGCACCTGCGTTTGCGGATGGGTTTGCCGGAAGTAAGCCGCCAGTTGCTCGGCAACATAAACCGAACGATGCTGGCCGCCGGTGCAACCGATGGCAATGGTCAAATAAGAGCGATTGTCCTGTTCGAAACGCGGCAACCAGGTTTCCAGGAATACCCGAACTTGCCAGATAAATTCCGAGGCGCGATCCTGGTTTTGGAAGAACGCTTGAATCGCCTCATCTTTGCCGGAGAACGGACGCAACTGCAGATCCCAGTATGGATTGGGCAGGCAGCGGGCGTCGAACACGTAATCGGCATCGACCGGCACGCCGTTCTTGTAGCCAAACGATTCGAACAGAATATCGACACTGTTTTTCCGATGCGACAACACCCGTTGCTGAATCAATTCGCGTAACGCGTTGCTGCTCATGTTGGTGGTGTCGATCAACAAGTCGGCACGCATCGCAATCGAACTCAAGCGCTCGCGCTCGCGGTCAATGGCTTCATTCAGCGACATGCCTTCGTCGGTCAGTGGATGGCGGCGACGGGTTTCGCTGTAACGTTTCAGCAGCGTGTTTTCATCGGCATCGATAAACACGATATGCGGCTGACGGAACTCAGCTTTCAGCTGATCGAAAATCTGGTCGAACTGGGCCAGTTCTTCAGCGGCGTTGCGGGCATCAATGGCAACGGCGATATCGGCGTGATTGTGATGCACCTTTTCCAGCAAAGCCGGTAGCAGGCTGACGGGCAAGTTGTCAACACAGAAGTAACCGTGATCTTCCATGGCATTCAGGGCAACCGATTTGCCGGAACCGGACCGTCCGCTGACCAGCACTAGAGACATAAACACTTCGAAAAAAACAGGCAGGTAGGCGAGAGCCTAGCACAAGATTATGACGCCATGCAGCGCTGGCCAGAGCAAATAAGTTGGAAATGACGAGTGACAAATGACCTACTGCGGCGCTGAGGATCAAAAAAGGCGCCATCGGCGCCTTTTCGGTTTGGCACGGATCAGTGACCGCGCATCATTTCCTTGTGTTTGATCACTTGCCGATCGAGCTTGTCGATCAGCAGGTCAATCGCCGTATACATATTGGCGTCTTCACAATCGGCATAAATTTCACCGCCGCTCAGGTTGATCTTGGCTTCCGCTTTCTGCCTCAATTTTTCCACGGTCAGCACAACGTGGACATTGGTGATGTTGTCGAAGTGGCGGGTCAGCTTTTGAAATTTTTCGTTGACGAAGCTGCGAATGGCGTCGGTAATTTCCACATGATGGCCGGTTAGATTGATTTGCATAGGGTGCTTCCTCTTGTTTGCCATGCCGTTATTGGACTGGTATCCAAAGAAATCCGGTGGTCCTGTGAAATCTATTGGGGGCCGAATTCGGTGAATTCAAGTCAGCAACGGCTAAACCAAAGCTTTACGCTCACTCGATGGTGGAATCGACATGGCTTCTCGATACTTCGCCACAGTGCGGCGGGCGACGACAATGCCTTCTTTTGCCAACATCTTTGCCAATTGACTATCACTTAAAGGTTTAGCGCTTTCCTCCGATTCGATCAACTTTTTGATGCGTGCCCGGATGGCGGTGCTTGAGGCTTCGCCACCGGATGTGGTGCCGACATGGCTGGAGAAGAAGTACTTGAGTTCGAAAATGCCGCGCGGGGTGTGCATGTACTTCTGCGTGGTGACGCGCGAAATCGTCGACTCATGCATTTCCAGCATGCTGGCGATATCGGCCAGGACCATCGGCTTCATACCGACTTCGCCCTGTTCAAAAAAATCGACCTGCTGTTCAACAATGGCGGTCGCCACCCGTAGCAGGGTTTCGTTACGGCTGCGCAGACTTTTGATAAACCATTTCGCTTCCTGCAAATGATTGCGCAAGAAGGTATTGTCAGCGGCGGTACGGGTGCGCTGAATCAGCGAGGCATAACTGGTGTTGATGCGCAGGCGTGGGGCGATTTCCGGATTCAGTTCCACCTGCCAGCGGTCCTTGATTTTGCGGACGATGACATCGGGCGTGATGTACTCGGCATTATTGTCGCCGATGGTGCTGCCTGGTCGTGGATTCAGGCCTTGAATGACGGCCAGCGCCGCTTTCAGTTCGTCCTCGTTGATGCGGGCCCGGCGCATCAGGGTCTTGGTATCACGGCTGCCGAGCAAGTCGAGGTATTGGTCGACGATGATATAAGCATGGTGGCCGGCAGCATCACCGTTCTTCAGTTGCTTCAACTGAATCAGCAAGCATTCACGCAAATCGCGGGCACAAATGCCGGGCGGATCGAATTGCTGCAAACGATGCAACACCGCCAGTACTTCATCGGTTTCGATATCGTCGTCACGCAGACTGTCGACAATGTCTTCCAGCGTGCAGCTCAGGTAACCGTTTTCATCGATGGCATCGATGATGGTAATGGCGATGACCCGATCGGTATCAGAAAACGGCGTCAGGTTGACTTGCCAGAGCAGGTGATCCTGCAGCGATTCGGTGGTCTGTCCCTGATGTTCAAAACCGTCGTCATCTTCGCGTCCGGCGCCACTGCCACTGCCACTGCCGCTGATCGGCGTCAGATCCCAGTCTTCCCATTTGGCATCGACCGGGATGTCATCGCTCAAGGTATGGGTTTCCAGCGATTCACTGGTGTCGGCAACGTGCTCGTCGCCGTGACCATCTGTGTCTTCTGTGCGCTCTTCCTTGTTGGCGCGTTGCTCGCGTGGATCCGGGCGGGCCTCTTCTTCGAACTCCTCGGTCATTTCCAGCATCGGATTCGATTCCAGCGCCTGCTGGATTTCCGTCTGCAATTCCAGGCTGGACAACTGCAATAACTTGATCGCCTGCTGCAGTTGCGGCGTCATCGTTAATGATTGGCTGATACGCAGTTGTAATGAGGGTTTCATGATTTCCTTTTTGGCCCGCTTCCTTGTTTGTCGCGGCCTTGTCTTAACTATAACTCATCGTGCCGAGACTGCCCGAATCAAAGCGTGAAATGTTCACCAAGATAGACTTGTCGCACCTGTTGGTTAGCGAGAATCGCATCGGGCGCCCCTTCAGCAATCAAGCGGCCTTCGCTGACAATGTACGCTCGTTCACAGACGGTCAGAGTTTCACGGACATTATGATCGGTAATCAAGACACCAAGGCCACGATCGCGCAAATGCTGGATGATGCGTTTGATCTCGAGCACAGAAATCGGATCGACGCCGGCAAAAGGTTCATCGAGCAAAATAAACCGCGGCTCGGCCGCCAGCGCCCGGGCAATTTCCACCCGGCGCCGCTCACCACCGGACAGCGACATGCCCATGCTGTGACGCAAATGGCCAATGTGGAATTCTTCCAGCAGCGCTTCCAGCTTTTGCTCGCGCTCGGCATCGGACAGTTGATCGTTCAATTGCAGAATGCCCATGATGTTGTCGGCGACCGACAATTTCCGGAACACCGATGCTTCCTGTGGCAAATAGCCAATGCCTTTGCGCGCACGCACATGCATCGGCTCGCCGGACAAGTCCTCGGCATCGATGTGAATGGTGCCAGCGTCGGCATTGACCAGGCCGACAATCATATAAAACGAGGTAGTTTTACCGGCGCCGTTCGGGCCAAGCAGACCGACGATTTCGCCCTGGCGGACATCCATCGAGACATCGCTGACAACGGTGCGTTTCTTGTAAGCCTTGGCCAGATGGCGGGCACTTAACTGACTACTCATTCGTTCTGGCCTTTTTGCGCTTCCGGCATCAACTGGATTTCCATTTGTTCGCCGTCGCGTTTCGGTGCATTGGTGGTTTTGTTGATGCCATCGTATTCGATAACGCTGTGACTCAGCGTGCTGTTACCGCGTTGCAACTGGGCATTGCCCTGCAGCACCAGGAACTGTTTCTGGCCTTCATAGGACAGTGAATTGGCGCGACCACGCACCGGCAATTCCTCGCCTTTGGTTTGACTGAAAACGGCCGGCGCACCGCGTGCTTTCAAATCACTGAGCTGACCGTTGACTTCGGTCAGTTGCATCGCTTCGGCTTTCAGCGTCAGCAGCCGGTTGACGTTTGGCTCCAGTTGTTCGACCTGGGCATCGCCGACCAGCGCGATGGTGCCGCTGGCGGTGACGTAAGTAACGTCATTGGCGAGCGCAATCGACACGGTGCCGGTCAGCGGATCTGTGTGTTCGACCCGAACCGGATTGCCGGTGAAATGGGCACTGGCCAATTCGCCTTTGTCATTCTGCGTGGTGCTCATCGCCTCGGCGCTGATCCGGACATTGTCCTGGGTCAGCACAGCGCTGCCCTGATAATGCTGTTTGCCGCTCAGGCCATCGATTTTCATGCTGTCGGATTTCAGCCGGGTGGTCGCCGGTTCAGCGGCAACGGCCGGCAAGGTCAGCAGACAAACACTAAGGAGTCGGACGAACATATTCCCCCTGCACATTGGCCAGAATTTCCAGTTGTTCGGTGGACAAGTCAGCGCGCAGACCGGTTCCGGTCACTTGCCCGCTCGGGCTGACAAATTTCACGTCGCTGTTGCTCTCGGCTTTTTTCGCCGTGGCGTTCAGCATCAACTCGTCGGTCAGCATCTTGATCGGTTCGTAGTCGGCGCTGGCTTCCCGTTGCAACACGACAGCACCTTGCAGATGCATGTCACCGGTTTGATGTTGTGCCAGTGCCTGCGTCGCCGTCATCTGCCAGGGCGGACCTTTCGGCCGATTGATTTGCACGATCGGTGTGCGAATTTCCGATGC from Permianibacter aggregans harbors:
- the lptC gene encoding LPS export ABC transporter periplasmic protein LptC; this translates as MNLKKWLLGLIPLAALVVTLILISRENRELQQPEELRAAMSSAEGAYFMEGVESKVFDAEGKLSYTLRSPRLDHFPERSASEIRTPIVQINRPKGPPWQMTATQALAQHQTGDMHLQGAVVLQREASADYEPIKMLTDELMLNATAKKAESNSDVKFVSPSGQVTGTGLRADLSTEQLEILANVQGEYVRPTP
- the hpf gene encoding ribosome hibernation-promoting factor, HPF/YfiA family, with amino-acid sequence MQINLTGHHVEITDAIRSFVNEKFQKLTRHFDNITNVHVVLTVEKLRQKAEAKINLSGGEIYADCEDANMYTAIDLLIDKLDRQVIKHKEMMRGH
- a CDS encoding RNA polymerase factor sigma-54, whose protein sequence is MKPSLQLRISQSLTMTPQLQQAIKLLQLSSLELQTEIQQALESNPMLEMTEEFEEEARPDPREQRANKEERTEDTDGHGDEHVADTSESLETHTLSDDIPVDAKWEDWDLTPISGSGSGSGAGREDDDGFEHQGQTTESLQDHLLWQVNLTPFSDTDRVIAITIIDAIDENGYLSCTLEDIVDSLRDDDIETDEVLAVLHRLQQFDPPGICARDLRECLLIQLKQLKNGDAAGHHAYIIVDQYLDLLGSRDTKTLMRRARINEDELKAALAVIQGLNPRPGSTIGDNNAEYITPDVIVRKIKDRWQVELNPEIAPRLRINTSYASLIQRTRTAADNTFLRNHLQEAKWFIKSLRSRNETLLRVATAIVEQQVDFFEQGEVGMKPMVLADIASMLEMHESTISRVTTQKYMHTPRGIFELKYFFSSHVGTTSGGEASSTAIRARIKKLIESEESAKPLSDSQLAKMLAKEGIVVARRTVAKYREAMSIPPSSERKALV
- a CDS encoding PTS sugar transporter subunit IIA domain-containing protein, with amino-acid sequence MHIGVLLLTHDDFAHQLVDAQQSPDVDSVLPLRAMAIHQEMGASVLSHHLSLKIRELDQGAGVLVLCDTVGEALAVALSEAARETLIMVVAGLNHAMFNAVLAEPNHDLAAQSQRVLHAGKNAIREYSMPMPD
- a CDS encoding LptA/OstA family protein, giving the protein MFVRLLSVCLLTLPAVAAEPATTRLKSDSMKIDGLSGKQHYQGSAVLTQDNVRISAEAMSTTQNDKGELASAHFTGNPVRVEHTDPLTGTVSIALANDVTYVTASGTIALVGDAQVEQLEPNVNRLLTLKAEAMQLTEVNGQLSDLKARGAPAVFSQTKGEELPVRGRANSLSYEGQKQFLVLQGNAQLQRGNSTLSHSVIEYDGINKTTNAPKRDGEQMEIQLMPEAQKGQNE
- the rapZ gene encoding RNase adapter RapZ, with the protein product MSLVLVSGRSGSGKSVALNAMEDHGYFCVDNLPVSLLPALLEKVHHNHADIAVAIDARNAAEELAQFDQIFDQLKAEFRQPHIVFIDADENTLLKRYSETRRRHPLTDEGMSLNEAIDRERERLSSIAMRADLLIDTTNMSSNALRELIQQRVLSHRKNSVDILFESFGYKNGVPVDADYVFDARCLPNPYWDLQLRPFSGKDEAIQAFFQNQDRASEFIWQVRVFLETWLPRFEQDNRSYLTIAIGCTGGQHRSVYVAEQLAAYFRQTHPQTQVRHRDLRS
- the lptB gene encoding LPS export ABC transporter ATP-binding protein; this translates as MSSQLSARHLAKAYKKRTVVSDVSMDVRQGEIVGLLGPNGAGKTTSFYMIVGLVNADAGTIHIDAEDLSGEPMHVRARKGIGYLPQEASVFRKLSVADNIMGILQLNDQLSDAEREQKLEALLEEFHIGHLRHSMGMSLSGGERRRVEIARALAAEPRFILLDEPFAGVDPISVLEIKRIIQHLRDRGLGVLITDHNVRETLTVCERAYIVSEGRLIAEGAPDAILANQQVRQVYLGEHFTL